In Aciduliprofundum sp. MAR08-339, a single window of DNA contains:
- a CDS encoding signal recognition particle subunit SRP19/SEC65 family protein — protein MKIIIYPAYFNLHYSRREGRRVPKNLAFEPKLETIARAARDLGYSVEIEQDKRYPRFWWSDKGRIIVESDEPKNEVIRKIARKIRNL, from the coding sequence ATGAAAATAATCATCTATCCTGCATATTTTAATTTGCATTATTCCCGAAGGGAGGGGAGAAGGGTCCCCAAGAACCTTGCTTTTGAGCCCAAACTTGAGACCATTGCCAGGGCTGCGAGGGATCTCGGATACTCCGTGGAAATAGAACAAGATAAAAGGTATCCACGGTTCTGGTGGTCGGATAAGGGTCGAATAATTGTGGAGTCCGATGAACCAAAAAACGAGGTCATAAGGAAAATAGCCAGAAAAATCAGAAACCTTTGA
- a CDS encoding 30S ribosomal protein S8e: MAIWQGRSLRKPSGGRIRLPRKKRKYELGREPVLTHVDVERKKIIRVRGGNYKVKLLRAEEINVYDPKSGKTQKVKITTVLENPSNPHFAQRNIITKGAIVETSLGKVKVTSRPGQHGVLNGVLIE; the protein is encoded by the coding sequence ATGGCCATATGGCAGGGAAGATCTCTGAGAAAACCAAGCGGTGGCAGAATTCGTTTGCCAAGGAAAAAGAGGAAGTACGAGTTGGGCAGAGAGCCTGTTCTAACCCATGTTGATGTTGAGAGGAAGAAGATAATTCGGGTTAGGGGCGGAAATTACAAGGTGAAATTGCTGAGGGCTGAGGAAATAAATGTTTACGATCCAAAGAGTGGTAAGACTCAGAAGGTCAAAATCACCACTGTGCTTGAAAATCCGTCAAATCCTCATTTTGCTCAGAGAAACATAATAACCAAGGGCGCCATCGTGGAAACATCCCTGGGTAAGGTGAAGGTAACATCCAGGCCGGGACAGCATGGAGTGCTCAACGGAGTGCTCATAGAATGA